The DNA segment CACGTCGCGGAGGCCCTGCTCGCGCGGGGTGACCGGGTGGTGGTCGTCGACAACTTCGACACCTTCTACGATCCGGCGGTCAAGCGCCGGAACATCGAGCGGGCGCTGGCGGATCCGGGGTACCTCCTGGTCGAGGGCGACATCCGCGACGAGCGGACGCTCGCCCGCGCCTGGGCGCACGCGCCCTTCCACGGAGTGATCCACCTGGCCGCCCGCGCCGGGGTCCGGCCCAGCATCGACGAGCCGCTGCTCTACGACGATGTCAACGTGCGCGGCACCACGATGATGCTGGAGCTCGCCCGGCGCTTCCCGAGCGGGCACTTCGTGTTCGGCTCCTCCTCGTCGGTGTACGGGGCGACCTCGCCGATCCCGTTCCGCGAGTCCGAGCCCGCCGACCGTCCCTCGTCGCCGTACGCCTCGACGAAGCGGGCCAACGAGCTGGCCTGCCACGCCTATCACCACATCTACGGCATGGACATCGCCTGCCTGCGCTTCTTCACGGTCTACGGCCCGCGGCAGCGTCCGGAGATGGCGATCCACAAGTTCACCCGGCTGATCGACGCCGGCGGCGAGGTCGAGCTCTACGGGGACGGCACCTCGCAGCGCGACTACACCTTCGTCGAGGACATCGTGGCCGGCGTGCTGCGTGCCCTCGACACCCCCCGCGG comes from the Candidatus Dormiibacterota bacterium genome and includes:
- a CDS encoding NAD-dependent epimerase/dehydratase family protein, which produces MSSERTVLLTGGAGFIGSHVAEALLARGDRVVVVDNFDTFYDPAVKRRNIERALADPGYLLVEGDIRDERTLARAWAHAPFHGVIHLAARAGVRPSIDEPLLYDDVNVRGTTMMLELARRFPSGHFVFGSSSSVYGATSPIPFRESEPADRPSSPYASTKRANELACHAYHHIYGMDIACLRFFTVYGPRQRPEMAIHKFTRLIDAGGEVELYGDGTSQRDYTFVEDIVAGVLRALDTPRGYRIYNLGTTATTPLLGLAQMIAERLGRPLRVRHLPEQAGDVPITYADISRARDELGYRPTTPIAEGLTRFVEWYRATASARGAEEAA